A stretch of the Bacillus licheniformis DSM 13 = ATCC 14580 genome encodes the following:
- the pheT gene encoding phenylalanine--tRNA ligase subunit beta has product MFVSYKWLQEYVNLDGMTPEILAEKITRSGIEVEGIEYKGEGIKGVVIGHVLEREQHPNADKLNKCLVDIGEEEPVQIICGAPNVDKGQKVAVATVGAVLPGNFKIKKAKLRGEASNGMICSLQELGIQGKLVPKEYAEGIFVFPGDAETGADALQSLALDDAVLELGLTPNRADAMNMLGVAYEVAAILGREVKLPETAYQAGAEKAADYISVKIEDPEANPLYAAKIIKDVKIGPSPLWMQTKLINAGIRPHNNVVDVTNFVLLEYGQPLHAFDYDRFGSKEVVIRKAYENETITTLDEQERTLTTEHLVITNGSSPQAVAGVMGGAESEVREDTATVLLEAAYFNGQTVRKASKDLGLRSESSVRFEKGIDPARVRLAAERAADLISRYAGGTVLEGTVEENHLDIKENVIRLSVDKVTKVLGMSISKEEMVNIFERLGFAVEDAERELVVTVPSRRGDIAIEEDLIEEVARLYGYDNIPSTLPEVTGFAGGLTPYQDKRRKVRRFLEGAGLSQAITYSLTNDKKATAYALEKSFKTILSLPMSEERSVLRHSLLPNLLDSVAYNLARQADSAAFYEIGSVFLKAEEHTKPVEKEHVAGAVTGLWHKNLWQGEKKPVDFFVVKGIVEGLLEKLGITEGIEFAQSERKELHPGRTANILHNGSLVGFIGQLHPSVEKELDLSDTYVFELDLHELLRLDVPEITYTPIPKYPSVTRDIALVVDKQTTAGQLEDVIKTAGGKWLKEVHVFDVYEGEHMEEGKKSVAFSLQYLNPEQTLTEEEVTKVHDQVLKALEDKYQAVLRG; this is encoded by the coding sequence ATGTTTGTTTCATATAAATGGCTGCAAGAATACGTGAATTTAGACGGGATGACTCCCGAGATTCTCGCTGAAAAGATTACAAGAAGCGGAATTGAAGTGGAAGGCATCGAATATAAGGGAGAAGGAATTAAAGGTGTTGTCATTGGACATGTGCTGGAGCGCGAACAGCATCCGAACGCCGACAAATTAAACAAATGCCTCGTCGATATCGGCGAAGAAGAGCCTGTCCAGATCATCTGCGGGGCTCCGAATGTGGACAAAGGGCAAAAAGTTGCCGTCGCCACGGTTGGCGCGGTATTGCCCGGCAATTTTAAAATCAAAAAGGCGAAGCTCCGCGGGGAAGCGTCTAACGGCATGATATGCTCTTTGCAGGAGCTTGGCATTCAAGGCAAGCTTGTGCCGAAAGAATATGCGGAAGGCATCTTCGTTTTCCCGGGCGATGCTGAAACCGGGGCGGACGCCCTTCAAAGCCTGGCGCTCGACGATGCGGTTCTCGAACTGGGACTGACGCCAAACCGCGCCGACGCCATGAACATGCTCGGCGTTGCCTATGAAGTGGCTGCGATTCTCGGCCGCGAAGTCAAGCTCCCTGAGACGGCTTATCAGGCAGGCGCCGAAAAAGCGGCGGACTATATTTCCGTCAAAATTGAAGATCCTGAAGCCAATCCTTTATACGCGGCGAAAATCATTAAAGACGTCAAAATCGGCCCGTCGCCGCTTTGGATGCAGACGAAGCTGATCAACGCCGGCATCAGACCGCACAACAATGTCGTCGACGTTACGAACTTTGTGCTGCTCGAATACGGCCAGCCGCTCCACGCGTTTGATTATGACCGCTTCGGCTCAAAAGAGGTCGTCATCCGCAAAGCGTACGAGAACGAAACGATAACGACGCTCGACGAACAAGAAAGAACGCTGACCACTGAGCACCTTGTCATCACAAACGGCTCTTCTCCGCAGGCTGTCGCAGGCGTAATGGGCGGAGCGGAATCAGAAGTCCGCGAAGATACTGCGACAGTGCTGCTGGAAGCGGCGTATTTCAACGGCCAGACCGTTCGCAAAGCATCAAAGGACCTCGGTCTTCGCAGCGAATCAAGCGTCCGCTTTGAAAAAGGCATCGATCCTGCACGGGTGCGCCTCGCTGCAGAACGCGCGGCAGATTTGATCAGCCGGTATGCCGGAGGAACCGTCTTGGAAGGTACGGTCGAAGAAAACCATCTTGACATCAAAGAGAATGTCATCCGCCTTTCCGTTGATAAAGTGACGAAGGTTCTCGGCATGTCCATCAGCAAAGAAGAAATGGTCAACATTTTTGAAAGGCTCGGCTTTGCAGTTGAAGACGCTGAACGTGAACTGGTCGTGACGGTTCCGTCAAGAAGAGGCGATATTGCGATTGAAGAAGATTTGATCGAAGAGGTCGCAAGACTGTACGGATATGACAACATTCCGTCGACACTGCCGGAAGTAACAGGCTTTGCGGGCGGACTGACACCTTATCAGGACAAGCGCAGAAAAGTAAGACGCTTCCTGGAAGGAGCAGGGCTTTCCCAGGCGATCACATACTCATTAACAAACGATAAAAAAGCGACGGCTTACGCATTGGAAAAATCGTTTAAAACGATCCTTTCACTGCCGATGAGCGAGGAAAGAAGCGTGCTGAGGCACAGCCTGCTCCCTAATCTGCTCGATTCGGTTGCATACAACTTGGCAAGGCAGGCCGATTCAGCTGCTTTTTATGAAATCGGTTCTGTTTTCTTGAAAGCCGAAGAACATACGAAACCGGTCGAAAAAGAACACGTCGCCGGAGCCGTGACAGGCCTGTGGCACAAAAACCTCTGGCAGGGCGAGAAAAAGCCGGTTGATTTCTTCGTCGTAAAAGGCATCGTCGAAGGTCTGTTGGAAAAGCTCGGAATCACCGAAGGCATCGAATTCGCTCAATCTGAAAGAAAAGAGCTTCATCCTGGGCGGACAGCCAATATTTTGCACAACGGCTCATTAGTCGGCTTCATCGGCCAGCTGCATCCGTCAGTTGAAAAAGAGCTGGACCTGAGCGACACGTATGTGTTTGAACTGGACCTGCACGAGCTCCTCCGATTGGATGTACCGGAGATCACGTATACACCAATTCCGAAGTATCCTTCTGTTACAAGGGACATCGCGCTTGTTGTAGACAAACAAACAACGGCCGGCCAGCTTGAGGACGTCATCAAAACAGCAGGCGGCAAATGGCTGAAAGAAGTCCATGTCTTTGACGTCTATGAAGGCGAGCACATGGAAGAAGGCAAGAAGTCCGTCGCCTTCAGCCTGCAATATTTGAATCCTGAACAGACATTGACAGAAGAAGAAGTGACAAAAGTCCACGACCAAGTGCTGAAAGCGCTGGAAGATAAATATCAGGCTGTATTGAGAGGATAA
- the sspI gene encoding small acid-soluble spore protein SspI has protein sequence MDLNLRHAVIANVSGNSQEELEHTIVDAIQSGEEKMLPGLGVLFEVIWQHATESDKTEMLETLEQGLKAK, from the coding sequence ATGGATTTGAATTTGCGCCATGCCGTTATTGCCAATGTATCAGGGAACTCGCAAGAAGAGCTTGAACATACGATCGTCGATGCGATCCAAAGCGGTGAAGAAAAAATGCTTCCGGGATTGGGTGTGTTGTTCGAGGTCATCTGGCAGCACGCAACTGAATCAGACAAAACCGAAATGCTCGAGACATTGGAACAAGGATTAAAAGCGAAATAA
- a CDS encoding TrmH family RNA methyltransferase, translating to MKRIESAKNQKVKDWKKLHAKKERTKTNTFLIEGEHLVEEALKTPGVVKEIMVADEADFPAMIDESVARYVLSADAFSAIAETETPQAVAAVCRMPESGPFQYEKLLLADAVQDPGNLGTIIRTADAAGIDAVVIGQGTVDPYNAKTLRSAQGSHFHIPILKRELSELIEELKGKSVPVYGTALQGAVPFREAEPSQSFALLIGNEGSGVDPALLAQTDQNLYVPIYGKAESLNVAAAAAVLLYHLRG from the coding sequence TTGAAACGAATTGAATCAGCCAAAAATCAAAAAGTGAAGGACTGGAAAAAACTTCATGCAAAAAAAGAGCGGACAAAAACGAATACTTTCTTAATAGAAGGCGAGCATCTCGTTGAGGAAGCGCTGAAGACACCGGGTGTTGTGAAAGAAATCATGGTCGCAGACGAAGCGGACTTCCCGGCTATGATTGATGAGTCTGTTGCCCGCTATGTTTTGAGCGCCGATGCTTTTTCAGCGATTGCCGAAACGGAGACGCCTCAGGCGGTCGCCGCTGTATGCCGAATGCCCGAAAGCGGACCTTTTCAATACGAAAAGCTGCTGCTAGCTGATGCTGTGCAGGACCCGGGCAATTTAGGGACGATCATCCGGACGGCAGACGCGGCGGGGATCGATGCCGTTGTTATCGGACAAGGGACTGTCGACCCTTACAATGCCAAAACGCTCAGGTCGGCTCAAGGCTCGCATTTTCACATCCCGATTTTAAAACGCGAGCTTTCAGAGCTGATTGAAGAGCTGAAGGGAAAAAGCGTCCCGGTTTACGGCACAGCGCTGCAGGGTGCCGTGCCATTTAGAGAAGCGGAGCCGTCGCAGTCGTTTGCGCTATTGATCGGAAACGAAGGATCTGGGGTCGATCCGGCCCTCCTCGCACAGACCGACCAAAATCTGTACGTTCCGATCTACGGAAAAGCGGAGTCGCTCAATGTGGCGGCCGCAGCCGCGGTCCTTCTTTATCATCTCCGCGGATAA
- the pheS gene encoding phenylalanine--tRNA ligase subunit alpha, with translation MQEELKRLEKEAVEKVEAAGSLKEVNDVRVAYLGKKGPITEVLRGMGKLSAEERPKMGALANEVREKIAAAIAEKNARLEEEEVKRKLKEQTIDVTLPGSPVKTGARHPLTIVIEEIEDLFISMGYSVEEGPEVETDYYNFEALNLPKEHPARDMQDSFYITEDTLMRTQTSPVQTRTMEKHKGKGPVKIICPGKVYRRDNDDATHSHQFMQIEGLCVDRDISMSDLKGTLETVAKKMFGEEREIRLRPSFFPFTEPSVEVDVSCFKCGGKGCSVCKQTGWIEILGAGMVHPNVLEMAGFDSKQYQGFAFGMGVERIAMLKYGIDDIRHFYTNDVRFLSQFKQA, from the coding sequence ATGCAGGAAGAGCTGAAACGGCTTGAAAAAGAAGCGGTTGAAAAAGTGGAAGCCGCTGGTTCATTAAAAGAAGTCAACGATGTCCGCGTTGCGTATCTGGGAAAAAAGGGACCGATCACAGAAGTGCTTCGGGGAATGGGAAAGCTGTCCGCTGAAGAAAGGCCGAAAATGGGGGCCTTGGCGAACGAAGTAAGAGAGAAAATCGCCGCGGCGATCGCCGAAAAAAATGCCCGCCTTGAGGAAGAAGAGGTGAAAAGGAAGCTGAAAGAGCAGACGATTGACGTGACGCTTCCGGGAAGCCCTGTGAAAACAGGAGCGCGGCATCCGCTGACGATCGTTATTGAAGAAATCGAAGACTTGTTTATCAGCATGGGATATTCGGTGGAAGAGGGGCCTGAAGTGGAAACCGACTATTATAACTTCGAAGCGCTCAACCTTCCGAAAGAGCACCCGGCCCGGGATATGCAAGACAGCTTTTATATTACGGAAGATACGCTGATGAGAACACAGACATCTCCTGTTCAGACGCGCACGATGGAAAAACATAAAGGCAAAGGCCCTGTCAAAATCATCTGCCCCGGCAAAGTGTACCGCCGCGACAACGATGATGCGACACATTCCCATCAGTTTATGCAGATTGAAGGGCTCTGCGTTGACCGTGATATCAGCATGAGCGACTTAAAAGGAACCCTGGAAACGGTCGCGAAAAAGATGTTCGGCGAAGAGCGCGAAATCAGACTGCGTCCAAGCTTCTTCCCGTTTACAGAGCCGTCTGTCGAAGTCGATGTTTCCTGCTTTAAATGCGGAGGCAAAGGCTGCTCCGTTTGTAAACAAACGGGCTGGATCGAAATTCTCGGCGCCGGAATGGTGCATCCGAACGTGCTCGAAATGGCCGGATTCGATTCCAAACAATATCAGGGATTTGCTTTTGGGATGGGCGTTGAACGGATCGCAATGCTGAAGTACGGCATTGACGACATTCGTCATTTCTATACGAACGATGTCAGATTTTTATCTCAATTTAAACAAGCTTAA
- a CDS encoding ABC transporter ATP-binding protein, with the protein MLKLQNISKEYPQSNFSMKNLEFACGRNQIIGLLGKNGAGKTTLLEIIAGLIPPDSGEVVVDGHLTNYLEKIGYLEDDPKLFENLTCYELIKYQSLLIEKPLSQEQIIETLDMFSLKEQKDQMASSLSRGMRQRMSFILSTLHQPDVILLDEPFTGLDPKNMADMKKILINIRNQNRIIILSTHILQFAADLCDEILFINNGNIIHTEKKLAGETFNEASLEKKFLEYLC; encoded by the coding sequence ATGCTTAAACTGCAAAATATATCAAAAGAATATCCTCAATCCAATTTTAGCATGAAGAATTTAGAATTCGCTTGCGGGCGAAATCAGATTATTGGATTGCTCGGTAAAAACGGAGCAGGAAAAACGACCCTATTAGAAATTATTGCAGGCCTCATTCCTCCGGATAGCGGTGAGGTAGTCGTTGATGGACATCTTACCAATTATTTAGAGAAAATCGGATACCTAGAAGACGATCCAAAATTATTTGAGAATTTAACGTGTTATGAATTAATCAAGTACCAATCTTTATTAATTGAAAAACCATTATCCCAAGAACAAATCATTGAAACCTTAGACATGTTCAGTCTAAAAGAACAAAAAGACCAAATGGCATCTTCGCTATCAAGAGGAATGCGTCAAAGAATGTCTTTTATTCTTTCCACTTTGCATCAACCTGATGTTATCTTGCTTGATGAGCCTTTTACAGGACTTGATCCAAAAAACATGGCGGATATGAAAAAGATTTTAATTAATATTAGAAATCAAAATAGAATTATTATTTTATCCACGCATATCTTACAGTTTGCAGCAGATCTTTGTGATGAGATATTATTTATTAATAACGGAAATATTATCCACACTGAAAAAAAATTAGCCGGGGAGACATTTAATGAAGCCAGCCTTGAAAAAAAATTCCTTGAATACCTATGCTAA
- the cstA gene encoding carbon starvation protein CstA: MNAITIVIASICILAIAYRLYGTFMMVKVLKVDDDKPTPAHLQKDGKDYVPTNKWVSFGHHFAAIAAAGPLVGPILAAQFGYLPGLLWLLIGAVIGGAVHDIVVLFASMRRKGKSLSEVAKEELGPVAGFCTGLAMLFIITITMAGLSMVVLHALERNPWGTFAVAITIPIAMGVGLFYKKTGNLKLASTGGFILLMAGVFIGPSIAETPLGDALTLDTKTLAVALPVYAFFAAALPVWLLLAPRDYLSSFMKIGVFIALIAGVFVVNPAIPFPAFTEFTGGGGPVSPGPVWPFISITIACGAISGFHAFVGSGTTPKMLDKWSDMKFVGFGAMLVECLVGIMALIAATALQPGDYFAINSSPEVFRTLGMNVVHLPELSREIGLDLEGRTGGAVTLAVGMAYIFTDIPFFSHLASYFFQFVIMFEAVFILTAIDAGTRVARYLIQDFFGEVYKPLKKTDWLPGSVAASALACFMWGYLLYSGDISSIWALFGVSNQLMASVGLIIGATVILKIADKRRYMLTCLIPLAYLYVTVNYAGYWMIKNVYFNAEAAGFSVLNGILSIIMLVLGLVIMAAAIKKWTEIWRDPALRMEPSIPG, encoded by the coding sequence ATGAATGCAATAACAATTGTGATCGCTTCCATCTGTATTTTGGCGATCGCCTATCGTTTGTACGGAACATTTATGATGGTGAAAGTGTTGAAGGTTGATGACGACAAGCCGACTCCTGCCCATCTTCAGAAAGACGGCAAAGATTATGTGCCGACGAACAAATGGGTGTCTTTCGGCCACCACTTTGCGGCCATCGCAGCCGCGGGGCCGCTTGTCGGGCCGATCTTGGCGGCGCAGTTCGGCTACTTGCCGGGGCTGTTGTGGCTCCTGATCGGAGCGGTCATCGGGGGCGCCGTGCATGATATTGTTGTTTTATTTGCGTCGATGCGGAGGAAGGGAAAGTCGCTTTCAGAAGTGGCGAAAGAAGAGCTCGGGCCTGTTGCGGGATTTTGCACGGGGCTTGCGATGCTGTTTATTATTACAATCACGATGGCGGGGCTGTCGATGGTTGTGCTTCATGCGCTTGAACGCAATCCGTGGGGGACGTTCGCCGTTGCGATTACAATTCCGATCGCGATGGGGGTCGGCTTATTTTATAAAAAGACAGGCAACTTAAAATTAGCGTCTACCGGCGGATTTATTTTGCTGATGGCCGGTGTCTTCATCGGGCCCTCCATTGCAGAGACGCCGCTTGGAGACGCCTTGACGCTCGATACGAAAACGCTTGCTGTCGCACTTCCTGTCTATGCATTTTTTGCAGCGGCGCTGCCTGTATGGCTGCTGCTCGCACCGCGCGATTATTTGAGCAGCTTTATGAAAATCGGGGTGTTTATCGCTTTGATTGCCGGGGTTTTCGTTGTCAATCCGGCGATTCCGTTTCCGGCGTTTACCGAGTTCACGGGCGGAGGGGGACCTGTTTCGCCTGGTCCGGTCTGGCCGTTCATTTCAATTACGATCGCCTGCGGTGCGATTTCCGGTTTCCATGCGTTTGTCGGTTCAGGCACGACGCCGAAGATGCTTGACAAGTGGAGCGACATGAAATTCGTCGGCTTCGGAGCGATGCTCGTTGAGTGTCTTGTCGGCATCATGGCTTTAATCGCGGCAACGGCGTTGCAGCCGGGCGATTATTTTGCCATCAACAGTTCGCCAGAAGTCTTTCGGACGCTTGGCATGAATGTCGTCCATCTGCCTGAACTCAGCCGCGAAATCGGTCTCGATCTTGAAGGAAGAACAGGCGGAGCTGTTACCCTTGCCGTCGGCATGGCTTATATTTTCACGGATATTCCGTTTTTCAGCCATTTGGCCTCTTACTTTTTCCAATTTGTCATCATGTTTGAAGCTGTCTTTATTTTAACGGCGATCGATGCCGGTACAAGGGTGGCGCGTTATTTGATTCAAGACTTTTTCGGGGAAGTGTACAAACCGCTGAAAAAAACGGACTGGCTTCCGGGTTCGGTCGCAGCGAGCGCCCTTGCCTGTTTCATGTGGGGATATTTGCTGTACTCAGGCGATATCAGCTCGATTTGGGCGCTGTTTGGCGTATCCAACCAGCTGATGGCATCCGTCGGTTTAATTATCGGAGCGACGGTCATTTTAAAAATTGCGGACAAACGGCGTTATATGCTGACATGTCTCATTCCGCTCGCTTATTTGTATGTGACGGTCAACTATGCGGGATACTGGATGATCAAAAACGTTTATTTTAATGCGGAAGCTGCCGGTTTCAGCGTTTTAAACGGCATTTTATCGATCATTATGCTTGTGTTGGGACTTGTGATCATGGCTGCAGCCATTAAAAAATGGACGGAGATTTGGCGCGATCCGGCATTGCGGATGGAGCCTTCTATACCTGGATGA
- a CDS encoding stage II sporulation protein M: MKPALKKNSLNTYAKYSILFIIIFGFGFSLSFFVFQEIHETYYDSFKISNALEIFTNNLIVGLTIFFLGLISVGFLSSVVVFLNGYFSGAIFFSYEKSLGFWKSLQYLLFHGPFEILALLAFYVISLDISSRFLRFLKKSEINLMIKPKVKEYTIIMISAVGLLILASIVEYYVILLK, translated from the coding sequence ATGAAGCCAGCCTTGAAAAAAAATTCCTTGAATACCTATGCTAAATACTCTATTTTGTTCATTATTATTTTTGGTTTCGGTTTTTCTCTTAGCTTTTTTGTATTTCAAGAAATACACGAGACTTACTATGATAGCTTTAAAATATCCAACGCTTTAGAGATTTTTACAAATAACTTAATTGTAGGACTAACTATTTTCTTTCTTGGATTAATCAGTGTTGGTTTCCTATCTAGTGTAGTAGTGTTTTTAAACGGTTATTTCTCAGGGGCAATTTTCTTTTCATATGAGAAGTCTTTAGGTTTTTGGAAATCACTACAATATCTCTTATTTCACGGCCCCTTTGAAATCCTTGCCCTTCTTGCTTTTTATGTAATATCTCTTGATATTTCTTCCCGTTTTTTAAGATTTCTAAAAAAGTCTGAAATAAACCTAATGATTAAGCCGAAAGTAAAAGAGTACACAATAATAATGATAAGTGCAGTAGGCCTTCTAATCTTAGCATCTATTGTCGAATACTACGTAATATTACTAAAATAA